In Gammaproteobacteria bacterium (ex Lamellibrachia satsuma), a single genomic region encodes these proteins:
- a CDS encoding oxidoreductase → MDIPRSLSKCHLDLTPFANRLRKNFRHWSKWAKRREVSCYRIYDRDIPEFPLAIDWYEGQVHAQVFARKGIDDLDEVQEKAIAGVICEVLELPVEALAFKTRRRQKGAAQYEKSRIWGRPKIVHEGGLAFEVDLHSYLDTGLFLDHRNTRAMVRERASGRRFLNLFAYTGSFTVYAAAGGAEGSVTVDLSNTYQAWSQRNLQLNGFRGKSHQLVREDVFKYLHLSRERERFDMIMLDPPSFSNSKKMRDVLDVQRDHPKLLEGCVQLLNPGGEIIFSNNLRKFKLDPAIAEHAEDITRQTVPDDFKRHTSHRCWLFKA, encoded by the coding sequence ATGGACATCCCAAGAAGCTTAAGTAAGTGCCATTTAGATCTGACCCCCTTTGCCAATCGTCTGCGCAAAAACTTTCGCCACTGGAGCAAGTGGGCCAAACGTCGGGAGGTAAGCTGTTACCGTATCTACGATCGGGATATTCCAGAATTTCCCCTGGCCATCGACTGGTATGAGGGACAGGTGCATGCCCAGGTGTTTGCCCGCAAGGGAATAGATGATCTGGACGAGGTACAGGAGAAGGCTATCGCGGGGGTTATCTGTGAGGTGCTGGAACTACCGGTCGAGGCGCTTGCGTTCAAGACCCGGCGTCGGCAGAAAGGGGCAGCGCAGTATGAGAAGAGCCGGATCTGGGGCAGGCCAAAAATTGTGCACGAGGGCGGACTGGCCTTCGAGGTCGACCTGCACAGCTATCTTGATACCGGCCTCTTTCTTGACCACCGAAATACACGGGCCATGGTGCGGGAGCGTGCATCAGGGCGGCGTTTCCTCAATCTGTTTGCATACACCGGCAGTTTTACCGTCTATGCAGCGGCGGGTGGTGCTGAGGGCTCGGTCACTGTCGACCTCTCCAATACCTATCAGGCTTGGAGTCAGCGCAATCTGCAACTGAACGGCTTCAGGGGTAAATCGCATCAGTTGGTGCGCGAAGATGTCTTCAAGTACCTGCATCTGTCCAGAGAGCGTGAGCGTTTCGATATGATCATGCTCGACCCGCCGAGTTTCTCCAATTCAAAAAAGATGCGCGATGTCCTGGATGTGCAGCGTGATCATCCCAAGTTATTGGAGGGGTGCGTGCAACTGCTTAATCCCGGCGGCGAGATTATCTTCTCCAACAATCTGCGCAAGTTCAAACTTGATCCGGCGATTGCGGAGCATGCTGAAGATATCACCCGCCAAACCGTTCCGGATGATTTCAAGCGTCATACCTCACATCGTTGCTGGCTGTTCAAGGCCTGA
- a CDS encoding DedA family protein, with amino-acid sequence MLAVQGLMDPAGPLTLFIGSFLASTLLPGGSEAMLLFAVYETPDSAFLFWTVATLGNTLGGLSSWLIGWWLMKRFPGRGLKKAGQQKALARIAKYGGPVLLFSWLPVVGDPLCLAAGWSGVRILPALVYISIGKAARYAVLLGVINELMG; translated from the coding sequence TTGCTGGCTGTTCAAGGCCTGATGGACCCAGCCGGGCCACTCACCCTTTTTATCGGAAGTTTTCTCGCCTCCACACTACTGCCCGGTGGTTCGGAGGCGATGCTGCTATTTGCGGTGTACGAAACTCCCGATTCGGCATTTCTATTTTGGACAGTGGCAACCCTGGGAAATACATTGGGAGGACTCAGCAGTTGGCTCATCGGCTGGTGGCTGATGAAACGCTTCCCAGGCCGGGGATTGAAGAAGGCCGGGCAACAGAAGGCACTGGCGCGGATAGCAAAGTACGGCGGTCCCGTCCTGCTCTTCTCCTGGCTGCCAGTGGTGGGTGATCCACTCTGTCTGGCGGCGGGCTGGAGTGGTGTGCGGATACTGCCGGCGCTGGTCTACATATCGATTGGCAAGGCGGCGCGTTATGCGGTGCTGCTGGGAGTCATCAATGAACTGATGGGCTAA
- a CDS encoding outer membrane beta-barrel protein, with the protein MKESVQGRLRQAGGVSVWVIFLVAAVITQSAHARELFPEGTAGQDVYAGVGVGATNNDAPDDWDDGSVSSISTDKADASAKVFVGYEVTPNVAVEASYSDYGKSEFSATSDGSGDSWAPGQVSGVNESSGFGLSAVGSWPMTDRITVFGKLGLLWWKSKNTWNESGFISVEESSGSDLSYGAGLEYDVGLPQRFVYRFEFERHEVDDSQYQLNTGSASLVYRFP; encoded by the coding sequence ATGAAAGAGAGTGTCCAAGGCCGCCTTCGCCAGGCTGGCGGGGTTTCCGTTTGGGTTATTTTTCTTGTAGCCGCCGTCATCACCCAGAGTGCTCACGCGCGTGAGCTGTTTCCTGAGGGAACTGCGGGTCAGGATGTCTATGCGGGTGTCGGTGTGGGAGCGACGAACAACGATGCGCCGGACGACTGGGACGACGGGTCGGTTTCGTCTATCTCGACAGACAAAGCGGATGCGAGTGCGAAGGTTTTTGTGGGGTACGAGGTTACTCCGAATGTGGCGGTAGAGGCCTCCTACAGCGATTATGGCAAATCGGAATTCTCCGCCACCTCTGACGGGAGTGGCGATTCCTGGGCGCCTGGGCAGGTCAGCGGAGTCAACGAATCCTCTGGATTTGGCCTGTCCGCAGTTGGCAGCTGGCCGATGACCGACCGGATTACTGTCTTCGGCAAGTTGGGCCTGCTCTGGTGGAAGTCGAAGAATACGTGGAATGAAAGCGGATTTATCTCGGTGGAGGAAAGCTCCGGTAGCGATCTCAGCTACGGTGCAGGTTTGGAATACGATGTGGGACTTCCACAACGTTTCGTCTACCGGTTCGAATTCGAACGTCACGAGGTGGATGATTCTCAATACCAGCTAAACACTGGATCAGCGAGCCTGGTCTACCGATTTCCCTGA
- a CDS encoding IS701 family transposase, whose translation MQAQRKNMERMEEVVAGADDQRLQHMLTESPWDHRAVLDQVALEADQWLGGTADTCLLLDESGLAKKGKHSVGVKRQWNGRQGKVDNCQVGVFAALGKGHLSTLIDERLYLPKEWVSNPARCRKAGIPEVERKHQSKSELALEMVRHQRTLGLRFAWVGADGGYGKDPAFLRGLEAMGETFVVDIHKDQQVYLEDPQPFIPESTTTRGRRRSRLQAQAARLRVDQWLNEQRDSEWQQVVLRDSSKGKLRVEILHHRVWLWDGKEAQAHQWHLIVRREVNSPETIKYTLSNAPEETPSHCLAKMQAQRFWVERSFQDGKSESGLADYQARKWKSWHHHMALVMMAMLFMLEERIVQKDDHPLLSCSDIESLLRAFLPRRDIERDEILRQMTKRHRKRQAAIDSQYRKQTLEQSVAG comes from the coding sequence ATGCAAGCGCAGAGAAAGAACATGGAACGCATGGAAGAGGTGGTTGCAGGCGCAGATGATCAGCGTCTCCAGCATATGCTCACCGAGTCCCCGTGGGATCATCGTGCGGTGTTAGACCAAGTGGCGCTGGAAGCCGATCAATGGCTGGGTGGAACCGCGGATACCTGTCTGTTGCTCGATGAGAGTGGCCTTGCCAAGAAGGGTAAACATTCAGTGGGGGTTAAACGCCAATGGAATGGCCGCCAGGGCAAGGTGGATAACTGCCAGGTTGGTGTATTCGCAGCACTGGGTAAAGGGCACTTGTCCACGCTGATAGATGAACGTCTCTATCTACCCAAAGAGTGGGTATCGAACCCGGCTCGCTGTCGCAAGGCGGGTATCCCGGAAGTTGAACGGAAACATCAAAGCAAGTCAGAGTTGGCGCTGGAGATGGTGCGTCATCAGAGGACGCTTGGCCTGCGTTTTGCCTGGGTGGGTGCAGATGGGGGATACGGGAAGGATCCGGCTTTTCTGAGGGGTTTGGAGGCGATGGGTGAAACCTTTGTGGTGGACATCCACAAAGACCAACAGGTCTACCTGGAAGATCCACAGCCGTTCATACCGGAGAGCACGACAACGCGCGGTCGTCGTCGAAGTCGTCTGCAAGCCCAGGCAGCCCGTCTGCGCGTTGACCAGTGGCTCAATGAGCAACGGGACAGCGAGTGGCAGCAAGTGGTATTACGGGATAGCAGCAAGGGCAAACTGCGCGTCGAGATCCTGCATCATCGGGTTTGGCTTTGGGATGGAAAAGAAGCCCAGGCACATCAATGGCACCTGATTGTACGACGAGAGGTCAATTCACCGGAGACGATTAAATACACCTTGTCGAATGCACCGGAAGAAACGCCATCCCATTGTCTTGCAAAGATGCAGGCGCAGCGGTTCTGGGTTGAGCGTTCGTTCCAGGATGGTAAGAGTGAATCAGGTCTTGCTGATTATCAGGCCCGTAAATGGAAATCCTGGCATCACCATATGGCCTTGGTCATGATGGCGATGTTATTCATGCTCGAAGAGCGAATTGTGCAAAAAGATGATCACCCCTTACTCAGTTGTTCAGACATCGAATCGCTATTGCGTGCCTTCCTGCCACGGCGAGATATTGAACGCGATGAAATACTACGGCAAATGACGAAACGGCATCGTAAACGACAAGCGGCTATCGACTCCCAATATCGAAAACAGACGCTGGAACAGTCGGTTGCCGGGTGA
- a CDS encoding glyoxalase encodes MIEPKSSFPVFIVKDLDVAKSFYTENLGFDVVFSGDWYIHLVSKSGVQVGFMLQDQPTQPPIFQKPYISEGVIFSLEVEDADAAFAVAKSKSLNIALELRSEGWGQRHFCIQDPNGVYLDIVQSFEPTEEYQSDYESE; translated from the coding sequence ATGATCGAACCAAAAAGCTCATTTCCCGTATTTATCGTTAAGGATCTCGATGTAGCGAAATCCTTCTACACAGAGAACCTTGGCTTTGATGTTGTCTTCTCGGGTGATTGGTATATTCACCTAGTTTCGAAGTCAGGCGTTCAGGTTGGTTTTATGTTGCAGGATCAACCCACTCAACCACCAATATTTCAAAAACCATACATTAGCGAAGGCGTCATTTTCAGCTTGGAAGTAGAAGATGCAGATGCCGCTTTCGCAGTAGCTAAATCGAAATCGCTTAATATCGCGCTCGAGTTGCGGTCTGAGGGCTGGGGGCAGCGACACTTCTGTATCCAGGATCCGAACGGGGTTTATTTGGACATTGTTCAGTCTTTTGAGCCAACCGAAGAATATCAGAGTGATTATGAATCGGAATAA
- a CDS encoding TfoX/Sxy family protein — translation MNRNKNLTNLKNIGKKIAGRLKEVGIISEDDLRIVGAVGAHRLIKESHPNEALPVCYYLYSFEGALTDKHWNEIGEQRKQQLKAQVG, via the coding sequence ATGAATCGGAATAAAAACCTTACCAACCTTAAAAATATCGGCAAGAAAATTGCCGGTCGATTGAAGGAAGTAGGGATTATTTCAGAAGATGATTTAAGGATAGTTGGCGCTGTTGGCGCACATCGTCTGATCAAGGAGAGTCATCCGAATGAGGCATTGCCTGTCTGTTACTACCTATATTCATTTGAAGGCGCTTTGACTGACAAGCATTGGAATGAAATTGGTGAGCAAAGAAAACAGCAGCTCAAAGCACAAGTCGGCTAA
- a CDS encoding acyl-CoA thioesterase has protein sequence MNLIFRLFRLFIASFFKSRLRVERPTNSLILRVLPNDIDLNMHMNNGRYLTICDLSRVDMFIRTGLARTMIKEKWMPIITEHTMKYIKPLMPFQKYEVKMEVADLDGKSFQMLHSFHINNKIVAEGTSRGIILSKTGVIAPTEVMKKVTERLNKNAT, from the coding sequence ATGAACCTTATATTCCGACTGTTTAGACTATTCATAGCTTCATTTTTCAAATCGAGGCTTCGAGTAGAAAGGCCGACAAACTCATTGATCTTGCGAGTTCTCCCAAATGATATCGACCTCAATATGCATATGAATAATGGTCGGTATCTAACAATCTGTGATTTATCCAGAGTGGACATGTTTATCCGTACTGGGCTTGCAAGAACAATGATCAAAGAAAAGTGGATGCCAATTATTACTGAACACACTATGAAGTACATAAAACCATTGATGCCATTCCAAAAGTATGAGGTAAAAATGGAAGTAGCCGATTTGGATGGTAAATCATTTCAGATGTTACATTCTTTTCACATAAACAACAAAATCGTTGCCGAAGGTACATCAAGAGGAATCATACTCAGTAAGACCGGTGTTATAGCACCAACAGAAGTTATGAAGAAAGTTACCGAACGTTTAAACAAAAATGCTACATAA
- a CDS encoding DUF1801 domain-containing protein: MDKIENPDVAKVFKYYPQSIRERLLFLRQLVLDTATVTEGVNKLEETLKWGEPSYITRNGSTIRMGWKESMPNQYAMYFHCKTQLVDTFKELYKDKLKFEGNRAIVFHEDDEIPIEEIKHCISLSLTYHSRKHLPMLGV, encoded by the coding sequence ATGGATAAAATTGAGAATCCTGATGTTGCAAAAGTATTCAAATATTATCCACAATCCATTCGAGAACGATTATTGTTTCTTCGTCAGCTGGTTCTGGACACAGCAACAGTAACAGAGGGTGTCAATAAATTGGAAGAAACTCTGAAATGGGGAGAGCCAAGTTACATTACGAGGAACGGGAGTACAATCAGAATGGGTTGGAAAGAATCAATGCCAAATCAATATGCAATGTATTTTCATTGTAAAACTCAGTTAGTTGATACATTCAAAGAACTTTACAAAGATAAACTCAAGTTTGAAGGCAACAGAGCTATTGTGTTTCATGAGGATGATGAAATACCTATTGAAGAGATAAAACATTGCATTAGCTTATCTC